CAATTTACTTGGGGGCCTTTAGTCGAAAATATATGCCACAACAGCCTTGGTTCGACGAAAGGCTAGCAAAGATTAGCGAAGATTCAGACTTAAATTTTCGAATTCGGCAAATGGGTGGTGAGATTATTCTTGATTCAAGCATTATTGCTTGGCACTATCCCCGAGAAAGTCTAAATAAATTTTTTAGACTTTGTTTTAATTATGGCGTTGGCCGCGCTTTATTTCTTATTAAGCACCGGCAATTTTCTGCGCCACGGCAGCTAGTGCTTCCCTTTGCTTTTTTAATTGCATTGTCATTATTGGGATTAGGCGTAATTTACCCGTTCCTGTATTCAGTATTGTTTATTGGCATCCTTTCTTACCTAGCCCTTATTCTTTTTGTTTCCTTCAGAGCCCGAAATAGAAGTTTTAAAGATGTATTTTTCCTTACCTCAGGCTTTGTGGGGTGCCATTTTTTCTGGACGATTGGATTGTTTTACGGATTGATAGCTTATAGATGATTTTTTGTCCACATTAAATACGAATAGCAGTAAACATAATATGAAGATAAATATAATCGGTGGCAGTGGCTTTATTGGTACACGACTAGCGACGATTTTTAACAAAAAAAATGTAGCTTTCAGTATTGTAGATAAAGTAATAGGAGCATCTTTTCCTGCATTGACCCATAACGTAGATATCCGATCATTGGAAGATTTAAGGGCATCAATTGATCTTAATGCAGTAGTGATAAATTTGGCAGCAGAACATCGCGATGACGTAAGTCCTCCGAGCTTATATGATGAGGTTAATATCGAAGGCGCACAAAATATCTGTGAAATTGCTAATAAGATGGCGGTTAATAGAATTATTTTTACTAGCTCAGTAGCGGTTTATGGTTTTGCCCCCTTGGGAACTAATGAGTCTGGTGTAATTGCCCCTTTTAATGACTATGGCCGCACCAAGTGGGAGGCAGAACAAGTCTATAAACAATGGCAGGCTGAAGATCCTCAAAATCGGACCCTAGTCATTGTTCGTCCAACCGTGGTTTTCGGAGAGAGAAATAGGGGTAATGTCTTTAACTTACTCAGACAAATTGCTTCCGGTAAATTTGTCATGGTCGGTGATGGCCTAAACCGAAAGTCAATGGCTTACGTTGAGAATGTTGCAGCATTCTTGGAGTATTCATTGGACTTCAAACCAGGCGTACACATCTACAACTATATTGATAAGCCTGATTTCACAATGAATACGCTTGTTGCCCATGTCAATAAGTTATTGGGCAGGTCTTCTGAGATTAAATTTAGACTACCATTCTCTTTTGGTCTTTTAATTGGATCCAGTTTTGACTTGGTAGCAAAAATTACTGGTAAAAAATTTCCTATCAGCGCAATTAGAGTTAAAAAGTTTTGCGCTAACTCAGTTTATGAGTCGGCAATCGAGTTAACGGGCTTCATCCCGCCGGTTCCATTAATGGATGCGATTGAAAAGACGGTTCGATTTGAGTTTATTGAAGACCATAAAAATGAACAGGTTTTCTATTCTGAATAGTGGTTTTATGTATTAGTTCTATTCAATTTTTATGCAGACAGGCTTATGCTATGGGATTTCCATTCTCCACGTATCTCATAACTGTATCAGTCTTTGACCATCTTCCGCGCTGCATGATGATTGGTATGCTTGCTCCAGAATTGAGTAAATCTTGAGCTGCGCCTACTCGCATTGAGTGGCCGCTGATACCCTCAATTGCCGATTCATCTAATCTAGCTTTTCTTGCAATTCTCTTATAGATTCGATTAATCTGACCAGCTCCAATATTGGCACTGAAATCTAGCGCTCGGTTTAGTCCGCAAAATAACATTTCCTGCTCTTTTGGAAGTTCTTTCATCCATTCAATCAATGCTAGGTAAGCCCTTTGACTTAGATATAACCATCTTCCCATGGAGTCTTGATCAGTCTTACTTTTTCTCAGAAGAATAGATGAGGTCTCAATACCATTCTTTATGTTGATTTTGACATCCTTGACTTGTAGCGAGACTAATTCACTACGTCTACATAAGGTGTCATAGGCCACTAGTAATAAGGCGCGATCTCGAACCCCTCTAATAGAATCATCGGTAGCTAGTAAGAGCTTATCTAAGGTTTTTGCATTGATGCTGCAGGCCTGGCTGGAGGAGCGCCCTAACTTGCGATGCATTCTGCGCATCTCTAAAGTAACATCAGGATCTTTGGTGGGATCATCAAATCGGTTAAGTCTGTGAATGGCAGATAGGCCGCATAATGCTCTGCGAATACTCGCTGAAGATCTGCTACTGCCAGTTAATTGGCAAATATATTGCACGACTAAATTGGGCTCCGCAGGTAAGGCGCTGGCATTTCTATCGCTGCAAAAATGAATAAAATCATTAAAGTCAGCGCGATAAGCTCGAATAGTAGAAGGTGCATAGGCGCCCTCAATTTTTGAGATAGTCTTTTGAAGGATTTTAGTCGCTCGATTTAAGTCCGAGAGCGGGTTCGCTTCATACCTACTCTGATTGACCTTGCATACTAGTTTCAACCTTCTTTTAGCTAGACTTTTAGGCGCGCATTGTGCAAAATCTTGATTAATAAGCATTTTTTATCCTTTATAAACAATAATAAGTTCTTTTAATAGAACATATTATCCTATTATAGTAAGAAATTATTGTGATTACAAGTGGGCAAATTAAAGCTGCAAGGGCACTTCTTAGTTTGACGGCCACAAAATTGGCTCAGTTAGCAGGAGTTGCTTACACCACAATAGTCCGCTTAGAGTCTTCAAGCGGGGTTCCTTCTGGTCAGGTTAAGACCTTAGATGCGGTACAAAAGGTCCTTGAAAAAGCCGGTATTGAATTCATCGGCACTCCTGATGATCGCCCTGGAGTCCGACTCAAAAAACCTTCGCTATGAAATCCCCCACAGCACAAACGTATACGCAGTTAAGTAAGGTAGTTGCTGGTGCTAGGTTTCCTCAAAATACGGCTAAGATTCAGACCATTTTGTTAGCTGCATTTCAGCAAATTGAAGAAAATCTAAAGCACCCCTATTTTTTGCATAAAGGTTCACGCCCCACACGCAATGGTTTCGGTACGGATTTACCAAAAGGTCAGCGCGACGAAACTATGCTGCGCAATCTGTTAATCGCTGAGCTATTTCGTTCTTGGCAATTGGCTTTTAATGAGGCCCCAGTGATTAACAACAAAGATTATCCTGCCACTAAGTTTGTGGTGTTTGCCGAGCAGATTTTCGCTTTACTGGGCATAGGCAAAATTGAAGATCACCTCGAAGAGTTCCAATCCTTTCGGGCCAAAAACCTTGCGCATTTTGATGTAAATGAGGACCCAGTAAAAAAGTAACAGGCTATTTCAAAATAATTGCAAAACATGCTCCATGCCGGGGGGTATAGCGCTCTATATAGGCTCGATTATCTAATCTCCGATTAACTTCCTAAATAGGAGATTAGATATGAGCGATCATATTAAAGGTCAATCCACAGGACCTAAAACAGTGGATGGTAAAGCAGTATCTTCTCAAAATGCACGCAAGGATTCGATCTTTGTCCAAGGCTATTTGCCTTGGGAAAATATCGATGAAAAGCAGCAGCAATTTGGGGCAATGACTAAGCAGTGGGGCGCAAAAGATCCTAGTCGTCAGATGTTATTGCGAACTATTGAGCAATGTCACCTGAGCATCGAGCGCATGATGTACATTGAGCGTAAAAAAATCGAAGGTCTCATGCAATCGACTACGATCGCTTATGAGTTTTGTGAGCGCACTGGACTTTCTGAAAAAATTGCCCATGCACTACCTGATTGGTTTTTTCTAGAGGACGGTGAGTCTGAAAAACAGCGTGCAGTAAAAGTCGCTCGTATTTACGATGAGACGGCTGATTTTAAAGCGCGCTTTTCTGATCAGTTGGCTGCCAGGGTAAAAGACGCCTATCCGGCATTATTTGGGTATGTCATGCAAGGCCAAAAGGAGGGTGCTTCATTTTTGATGGCTCTGGGACAGCGCTATAAATGTTCAGCGGTAACGCTGAACCTGGGCGCCCTGATGAATGAGCTCAAAGAAAACTGGGAGTTTCATTTTATTTGGGCCCAGGAGCCAGCACGCTATCAGACGATTATTGATGGGCTACGGGCCGAGCAAATGGAGCAAGCGATTGATCTGGATAAGTCGCAGCGCTATGCGACCAACCTGCAAAATCGCATGCTCAAAGGGCTTTCTGCACTAGCTGCGCTTGATCAACATGAGCTACTGATGAAAAATCAACAGCAGAGAGTAGCCCAGTTAGAAAACGCTGCTAATTCTGTATTGGAAATGGCGCCAAAGGAATCTACGACTAAAAAGCCGGATTCTGGGCACAAGTCAATGGAGGTAAAGAGAGCTGAGTAGCAGTTAGTAGTCAATAAGTCAGGATGGGTGTTTGGCAAAGCATAACTAAACACCCATTTTGCAAAACGAACTGTCTTGATTTTTGATATTTAGAGGAGGGATAGGATTGCTAATGCCATATATCAATCCTGGCGCTCTAAAAATGCATCCAACTTGGCGTCTTAAATCGTACAATTCTTGCGTAGAGCCAAACATAGGAAATGATAAATATCAGGCATGCCGCCATTAAAATGGGGGTTGATTGCCACCACAACACTGCTGGCGTAATTGACAGTCCTGCTAGTATCCATAAGTAAGGAGCTGTTCTAGCATTCGCAGATAATTGACTATCAAAATGTTTAGCCTGTAATAAGCGCCTATAAATTAAAGTGTGAAAATGAATTCCATCGGGCGCCCCAGGATCTTTATTCTGATGAACTTTTCTTCTATAGACAGTGAAGAGAGTCTCCATAATAGGGTATCCATTCACTAAAAGGGCAAACCACGGAGATATTTCTGCGTGTTTATAGCATACCAAGATGCTGAGGGTTG
Above is a genomic segment from Polynucleobacter sp. MG-5-Ahmo-C2 containing:
- a CDS encoding glycosyltransferase; this encodes MPFLLSVIITSFNEGANLDRLFQDLSNQDFDNNAYEILFLEAGNDSKERAIEKLSYSSILLKYWHIPELSRTASLNFLVKKSTGDLIVRLDARTHIDPDYLSKIYALSLRENVANVGGVQVPIGESEDQKKIALIMAHPLGLGGGKFRNTSYRGKVDSIYLGAFSRKYMPQQPWFDERLAKISEDSDLNFRIRQMGGEIILDSSIIAWHYPRESLNKFFRLCFNYGVGRALFLIKHRQFSAPRQLVLPFAFLIALSLLGLGVIYPFLYSVLFIGILSYLALILFVSFRARNRSFKDVFFLTSGFVGCHFFWTIGLFYGLIAYR
- a CDS encoding NAD(P)-dependent oxidoreductase, whose product is MKINIIGGSGFIGTRLATIFNKKNVAFSIVDKVIGASFPALTHNVDIRSLEDLRASIDLNAVVINLAAEHRDDVSPPSLYDEVNIEGAQNICEIANKMAVNRIIFTSSVAVYGFAPLGTNESGVIAPFNDYGRTKWEAEQVYKQWQAEDPQNRTLVIVRPTVVFGERNRGNVFNLLRQIASGKFVMVGDGLNRKSMAYVENVAAFLEYSLDFKPGVHIYNYIDKPDFTMNTLVAHVNKLLGRSSEIKFRLPFSFGLLIGSSFDLVAKITGKKFPISAIRVKKFCANSVYESAIELTGFIPPVPLMDAIEKTVRFEFIEDHKNEQVFYSE
- a CDS encoding tyrosine-type recombinase/integrase is translated as MLINQDFAQCAPKSLAKRRLKLVCKVNQSRYEANPLSDLNRATKILQKTISKIEGAYAPSTIRAYRADFNDFIHFCSDRNASALPAEPNLVVQYICQLTGSSRSSASIRRALCGLSAIHRLNRFDDPTKDPDVTLEMRRMHRKLGRSSSQACSINAKTLDKLLLATDDSIRGVRDRALLLVAYDTLCRRSELVSLQVKDVKINIKNGIETSSILLRKSKTDQDSMGRWLYLSQRAYLALIEWMKELPKEQEMLFCGLNRALDFSANIGAGQINRIYKRIARKARLDESAIEGISGHSMRVGAAQDLLNSGASIPIIMQRGRWSKTDTVMRYVENGNPIA
- a CDS encoding helix-turn-helix transcriptional regulator, which translates into the protein MITSGQIKAARALLSLTATKLAQLAGVAYTTIVRLESSSGVPSGQVKTLDAVQKVLEKAGIEFIGTPDDRPGVRLKKPSL